The sequence below is a genomic window from Campylobacter concisus.
ATTAGAGATCTACTTAAAAAATAATTTCATAAATTCAAAGGGAGAATTCCCTTTGAAAATCTATTAAAATTTATCTTATTTTTATATGCTAAAATGTTTTTTATTTTAAAGAGGCGAGTGAAAATATGATAGAAAAAATCCCGTTTTTTCAAGGCTTAAACGAAGAAGATTTAGCCAAACTTGAAGCCATAAGTGTCGTAAAAAAGTATAAAAAGGGTGAATTTTTATTTATAGAAGGCGAGGAGCCAAAATGGTTAATATTTTTGATAAGCGGCTCTGTTAAGCTTTATAAAACCACGGCAAACGGAAAAGAAATTTTTATTCATCAGTTAGCACCTATGAATTTTGTAGCTGAAGTCGTAAATTTTGAAAATATTGTCTACCCAGCTAGTGCCATTTTTACCATATCTGGCGAGGTATTAAAGATAAATTATGAAAAATTTGCGGCTGAATTTTTAATAAAACCAGAAATTTGTATGAAATTTTTAAAATCAATGTCTGAAAAGATAAGAATCACAACAAATCTACTTCATCAAGAGTTAATTTTAAGCTCAGAAGAAAAAGTGGCTAGGTTTATTTTAGACCATGAAGATTTATTTAACGAGCTAAAACATACAAAAATTTCATCAATACTTAATATGACTCCAGAAACTTTTTCGAGAATTTTAAATAAATTTAAAACAAATGGTTTAGTTAAACTTGATGAAAAGAACCAAATTTTAGAAAAAGATGTAGGTGGACTGCAAGAAATTTATTCTTATTGAAAGTTAATATCAAATAAATATTTTTATTTACTTAAAGAAAAAATTTATATATTTTTTGATAGTATTCACTTAAAATTTTCGTAAAAATTTACGATATATTGATAAATTCAGGAGGAAGTTTTGGCTGAAGTTAAGAAGAGATTTTTTGTTTGGTCATCTGTGATAATTGGTATCGTGATTGGACTTATAGCATCTATGGGTATAGCAGATGCACTTCATGCAACTGGTAGCGGCTACATCTGTACCATTTGCCACACTATGGATCCTATGAATGCTGCATATCATGAAGATGTACACGGCGGCAATAACAAGCTTGGCATAAAAGCTGAATGTTCAGCCTGTCACCTAAATCATACAAGTGCCTATACCTATGTACTTACAAAACTTAAAGTATCGATAAATGATGGTTATAAGACATTTTTTACAGATACGAACAAGATCGACTGGCGCAAAAAACGCGAGCATGCATCTCACTTTGTCTATGATAGTGGATGTTTGACTTGCCACTCAAATTTGAAAAATGTTATTCAAGCTGGTAAATCATTCTTGCCACATAGAGATTATTTCGTTCTTGGAAATCCTAATAAAAAATCATGTGTTGACTGCCACGAGCACGTTGGTCACAAGAATTTAGGACTACAAATCGATAAATTTGAAGCAATTAAAAAACAAGAAAACAATAAAACCAAGTAAGGAGGAGAGATGTTTAAAAAGTCGCTAATGTTATTAGCCTGTCTAATGTCTTTTGGCTTTGCCGCAAACATGGATGCAAATAAATCTGATGCTTTAAACCTTAATGTTGTAAAAAACATTAAAGTTGCTCACAAAATGTCAGACTTATCAAAAAGCTGTGTTGAGTGCCACGCTAAAGAGACACCCGGCATAGTTGCCGATTGGAAAAATAGTCGCCACGCTCACGTTGGCGTAAGTTGTATGGATTGCCACTCTGTAAATGCAGATAATCCTATGGCTTCAGTTAAGGTGCATCCAAAAGATTCTAACAACCACGTATCAATGCTAGTTAGCCCAAAAACTTGTGCTAAGTGCCACGAGAATGAGGTTGAAGAATTTGTTAAGAGTGGTCACGCAAGAGGTGCTATGCAAATGTATGCTAACCCTGCGATGGTAAAACTAATGTATCACTATGAAGGTATGGATCATCCAGAATACAAAATGGCTCCAGACGCTACTGGTTGTACACAGTGCCACGGAACCGTCATCAAACTAGACGCTGATCACAAACCTACAAAAGAGACTTGGCCAAACTACGGTATAGGTAATGTTTATCCTGATGGTGGCGTAGGCGGATGTAAATCATGCCACAGCGCACACACATTTAGCATAGCTGAAGCTAGAAAACCAGCTGCTTGTGCATCTTGCCACCTTGGACCTGATCACCCAGATATTGAGATCTTTAACAACTCAATGCACGGACATATCTATAATAGCGAAGCTCACAAATGGAATTTTGATGCTGCTCCTGATACATGGGATGTACCAGACTTTAGAGCTCCAACTTGTGCAGCTTGCCACATGAGTGGTGTTGGTGAAACAACAACAACTCACAATGTTTCAAGAAGACTAAAATGGAACCTATGGGGCGTCAGCAGTAAGCTAAGAACAGCTGGTGATGAACAAGCTGCTGTTGTTTACGAAAAAACTGGCAAACTAACCATAGGAACGCCACTTGCAGGTCATCCAAATGGACCAGAAGCAGCAAGAGCTGAGATGAAGCTAGTTTGTAAAGCTTGCCATACATCAACTCATACAGATAACTTCTTCATTATGGGTGATAAGCAAGTAGAGCTTTATAACGTTTACAATGCTGAAGCAACTAAGATGCTTGAAGAGTTGAAAGCTAAAAACTTACTACTCGCAGACGCTTGGGAAGATGAATTCCAAGATGTTTACTATCATATGTGGCACCACGAAGGTCGCCGTATGAGACAAGGCGCTCTAATGGGTGGTCCTGACTATTCACACTGGCATGGAGTATTTGAAGTTAAGAACGACATTAGAAAACTTCGTGAGATCTATAAACAAAGAATTGAGACTGGTAAAGTTAAATAATTCTTTATAAAGGTGGGAACTTTCCCACCTTTTTATTTTTAAATTCCAAATTTTATCTTTTAGTTATTGTCCTAAAGCAAATACCTTTTAACAATTATTTTTATAAATTTAAATTATAAAATCATACGGCTTAGCACCATAAATCCTTCTAAATAATTAATAAAATTTATAATGTAAATTTAAAAATATAAAATATAATCTTTGTTTTCAAGGAGATATTTTGGGACTTTTTCGGATCATTATCGGGGCATTTATCTTTAGTGTTCTTGCAAATTTATACTCATACAAACGTTTTATCAAAAAGGTATCTTTTTTCACGCCGCATCTTAAAAAAATTCGTATATTTTTCTATATTATTAGTGTGCTTGAGTTTGTATTTGTTATTCAGCTAAGATTTTCTTTTTTAAATATAGAACTCTACCTGATAGCAGGAACGCTCATTGGTTTTTCTCTATTTTTATTTGGTGTTAGTTTGTTTTATGATGTTGTTAGATCTATTTGTTCAAAAGCTTATTTTAATCCCACAAGACGAAAATTTATTAAATTTTGCTTTGATGTGACATTTGTCATTTTTGTAATTGCTTGTTTTTTAAAAGGTATTTTCAATGCTTTAACGCCACCAAAGATAAGGCAAATAGATATAAAAATAAAAAATTTACAAAGCAACTTAAAAATAGCTATGATAACTGACGTACATATAGGAGAATTTCTGCAGAAAGACTTTATGAAAAAACTCGTCAATGACATAAATTTGGCAAATCCTGACATAGTAGTAATAGTGGGCGACTTAGTTGATGTAAATGCTGCTTTTATAGAAGATTTTCTAGAGCCATTAAAAAGCCTTAAAAGTACTTATGGGACTTTCTATGTCCCTGGCAATCATGAGTATTATCACGGGATAGATGGTATTTTAGAAAAGATCAGTTCTCTTGACATAGAAATTTTAGGTAATAAAAACAAAAAAATTGCGAGTATAAATCTAGCTGGCGTTTACGATTTGGCTGGCATTAGGTTTAAACATTTAGAGCCAAATTTGGATGAAGCATTGATAGGACGTGATCCATCGCTACCTACTATCTTGCTCTCTCATCAGCCAAAATTTATAAAATCAATGCAACAAGATGTTGATCTAGTGCTTTGCGGTCATACACACGCTGGTCAAATTTTCCCTTTTGGCCTTTTGGTTTTACTTGATCAGGGATTTTTACATGGCCTTTATAAGATTAATGATAAAATACAAGCTTATGTTAGCAGTGGTGCTGGATTTTGGGGGCCTCCTGTTAGAATTTTTGCTCCAAGTGAGATTGCAATATTAAATTTAAGTAAGGAATAAAATGAATAAAGACAATCTGTTTTCTCAAATTTTTGGAAAGGTTGCAAAGATTAACTTTTTCAAACCACTTCAAGAAGCCATAAATTCTTTTTACATAAAGCTGTTTAAGATAGATATGAGCGAGTTTAAGCCAGCAAATGAATATAAAAATTTAAATGAGCTTTTTACTAGAAGGCTCATAAAACCAAGAGATTTTGATGCAGCAGATGAGATGTTTGTAAGCCCAGTTGATGGTACTTGTCTTAGCTTTGGTAGCACAAAGGAACTAAAGGCCTTTAGCATAAAAGGCATGGAGTATAGTGTAAGCGAACTATTGGGGCAGAGTGAGCTTGAGAGCGAATATGACTTTGCAAATATCTATCTTAGTCCAAAAGATTATCATCATTATCATGCACCTTGCGATATTGCCATTAAAAAAGCCATATATATTCCGGGTAAACTTTACAGCGTGGCTGCAAAATGGCTTGCAAAAGTAGACAGCCTTTATACAAAGAACGAACGCGTAGCGCTATCTTGTGAGACGAAAAATGGTAAAAAACTTTGGCTTGTTTTTGTAGGTGCGCTAAATGTCGGAAAGATGAAATTTTGCTTTGATGAGCGTATACAGACAAATGCGATGGCAAATTTTACACAAATTTACGAGTATGAAAATTTACATATCAAAAAGGGCGAGCGCCTTGGGAATTTCGAGCTTGGCTCAACTATCGTGGTACTTAGCGAAAAAGATGCGATCGAATACAATCTCTTTGAAAATAAAGAGCTTAAATTTGCTGAGACTATCGGAATAATAAAATAAATATGCTAGGCATATAAGTAAAATTTTTTATACCCTACTTGGCCGGTGTCCTATTTGCTTAGACTTTGGTTGTAAGTTTTATATAGTCTTTAAAAATTATTATAGATTTAAAAGTTTGTAAAAGATAATGAATGCATTATTTTGTCTATCGAAATTTCTCTCGACTTAGTACTTTGTCCTAAGATTTAATTGGCTTACCCATAAAATCCATATTGATATCACAGAGCTGATAGCATTTACATCATTGCTTGTATAGAGAAGCTTATGTATCAATAAAGATATTAATAAGGCATAAGATAACTTAGTATATTTTTTAAAAGAATTTTTATTAACTATAATAAGGAAGTTTAAAATCGTCTTACAACCCAAGGCTTAAATATTGTTATGAAAAATTTTAGCTATTTAGCCCAAAAAGGGCTAAATTTAGACATTAAACCTAAAGTGCATAACGTCGCCATCTTGCACGATGTACTCTTTGCCCTCAAGTCTCATCTTGCCAGCTTCTTTGGCTCCGTTTTCGCCGCCATGTGCGATGTAGTCCTCGTAGCTTATCACTTCAGCTCTGATAAAACCCCTCTCAAAGTCGTTGTGGATGACGCTTGCTGCTTTTGGCGCTTTCCAGCCATTTGTGATCGTCCAAGCCCTTACTTCTACGACACCAGCTGTGAAATAGCTTATCAAATTTAGCTTCGCAAAAGACGTTTTGATGATCTTCTCAAGGCCGCTCTCACTCGTGCCAAGAGATGCCAAAAACTCGTGTGCCTCCTCATCGCTTAGACCTATTAGCTCCTCTTCGACCTTGGCGCAAAGCTTGATCACCTCGTGGTCTGAGGCTTTTGCATACTCTTTTAGCGCTTTTACAAATTTATTATCTTCGCTAAGCCCCTCTTCATCGACATTTGCGCCATAAACTACCTCTTTTGCACTTAGTAGTCTTAACTCTTTGTTTAGTGCCAAAAACGCCTCGCTATCTCTTTGCTCAAAGCTACTTGCACTTTTGCCTTCATTTAAGTGAGCCAGAAGCAAATTTGCTATCTCAAGCGCCTCTTTAGCGCCTTTTGCGTTTGCTTTTGCCTCTCTTGTGAGCTTTTCTATCTTTTTGTTTAGCTGCTCGATGTCAGCTAGTATCAGCTCGGTTTGGATGATCTCTATGTCTCTTACTGGATCGACACTGCCCTCGACGTGAGTGATGTTTTCATCCTCAAAGCAGCGAACGATGTGTAAGATAAGCTCGGTTTCTCTGATGTTTGATAAAAATTTATTGCCAAGTCCCTCGCCAGAGCTAGCCCCTTTTACAAGGCCTGCGATATCTACGAATTCGATGGTTGAATACTGAATTTTATTAGGACTTACTATCTTTGCAAGCTCATTTAGGCGCTTATCAGGTACTGGCACGATGGCTTTGTTTGGCTCGATAGTGCAAAACGGATAGTTCGCGCTCTCGGCATTTTGCGCCTTTGTAAGTGCGTTAAATGTCGTTGATTTGCCCACATTTGGTAGGCCTACTATTCCAACTGAAAGTCCCATCAATTCTCCTTGCTAAGTGCTTGTAAAAAGTATAAATTCATCCTAACGCCAGCTCCACTCGCACCTGCTTGGTTATATCCCCAAGCCTTTTCACGGTACGCTGGACCTGCGATATCAAGGTGTAGCCACTTATCTTTATACTCATCTTTGATAAATTTGGCCAAAAACATGCCAGCCGTGATCGCGCCGCCATATCTGCTTGAGGCGCAGTTGCTAACGTCTGCGATCTGGCTTTTGATAAGCTCGCTAAGATAAGGGTTAAAATCAAGCATAGTCGCTAGTTCGCCACTATCTTTTATCTTGTTTTTAAACTCACTTTTTAGGCTCTCGCTGTTGCCCATGATGCCAGTTGTGTACTCGCCAAGTCCCACGACGCAAGCGCCAGTTAGGGTCGCCATGTCGATTAGGATCTCTGGTTTAAAGTCTTGTGCATAGCTTAGGCAGTCAGCCAGCACCAAACGTCCTTCTGCGTCGGTATTTCTAACCTCTATGCTAACGCCACTTCTTGAAATAAGCACGTCGTCTGGCTTATAGGCGTTGCCACCGATCATATTTTCAGTGGCACCCAAAATGGCATGAATTTCAAATGGTAAATTTAGCTCCGCTGCACCTTTTATGATGCCAAGTGCTGCTGCCGCGCCGCTTTTGTCTGATTTCATCGTTAGCATATAATCAGCCGGCTTTAAGCTAAGGCCACCGCTATCGTATGTTAGCCCTTTGCCAACAAAGATGATGCGTTTTTTAGACTTTTTAGGCTTGTAGGTTAGATGGATAAGCCTTGGTTTATGCACGCTTGCGCGATTTACCGCCAAAAATGCGTTCATATTCTCTTTTGCTAAAAATTTCTCGTCATAGACCTCGCACTTTATGCTTGCGATATTTTTGGCTAAATTTTGCGCATCCTCGGCCATCTTTTGTGGTGTGTAAATTTCTGGAATTTCATTTACGATATCTTTTGCGAAATTTGTAGCATTTGCTATTATCTCTGCCTCTTTAAAACCCTCATTTGCTACCTTTAGATCGACCTTTTTGCCAGCAAATTCTTCAGTAGAAAAGATAATCTCTTTTAGGGTGTATTTCTCTTTTTTCTCTTTGTATTTGTTAAATTCATAACTTCCAAGCAAAAAGCCCTCAGCTAGTGCCTCAAAGCTTAGTTTTTGACACTCCGCTACGTAAGAAGCTAGCTTTATGCTCTTAATGTTTAGCGATTTTAGCGCGTTATAAGCTTTAGCGGCTGCAACTCTAAGCTCGTCAAGATCAAGCTTAGAAAGTGGCACGTAAGCCCTTTTTGCCTCGCTTAGAATAAGGACGCTATCGCCTTTGTAATTGTTAAATTTAATAGCCTCTTTATCGCCTATAAATTTATGTTTTAAGTCCTTATCTACTACGAAAATTAGTTCAATGTCAGCTTTTATATCTTTTAATTTTTTATCAACTATTTGAAACTGCATGTCTTCTATCTCTCCTTTCGTTTAAAATTTTATTTTCGATGCGCTTAAATGTATATATCAAAAGCCCCATAAATATAGCAACCACTGGGATAGCGACATACCAGTGCTCTTTTGCTTTTTGAAGCAGCACTAATATATGCTCGCCAAGTATCCAAGCAGGTATGGTGGTGATCGCCGCCCAGCACCAAGCGCTGATTAAATTTATAAAGGCATATTTTTTAGCGTCATAGCCGGTAAGTCCTATGCAAAGCGGTATGATGACACGAAAGCCATACATATAGCGTTGCAAAAAGATGATCGGCCAGCCGTATTTTTTCAGCATTATGTGCGCCACTGCAAATTTTCTCCGCTGCGTGTGAAGCCTTTTTGCGATGTATTTTTTATTGTAACGGCCAAGGTAGAAGTAAATTTGATCACCCACAAAGCCTCCAAGTCCAGCCACAAAGATAGCAAGCGCGATGTGCATGTGCGTGGTGTGAGCGAGAATTCCAGCCATTATTAAGGCCATCTCGCCCTCCATGATACACCAGACAAAAAGTATGATGTAGCCGTACTCTTTAAGCAGTTCTATAAAAAACTCTTCCATTCTAAACCTCTAAAACGCTGTAAATTTTAGTAAGCGACTTTAGCTTTTCGCTACCTTTTAGATCGACTAGATCTATGAGAAAGCACGCTTCTACGCAGGTTGCGTTAGTTTGATTGATAAGCTCAACTGAAGCCTTTGCAGTGCCTCCAGTAGCTATGAGATCGTCCATCAAAAGCACTCTAGCGCCCGCTTTTTCTCCAAAAGCATCGATGTGAATTTGCACTTCATCGACGCCGTACTCTAGGCTATACTTTTGAGAAAGCG
It includes:
- a CDS encoding Crp/Fnr family transcriptional regulator, which translates into the protein MIEKIPFFQGLNEEDLAKLEAISVVKKYKKGEFLFIEGEEPKWLIFLISGSVKLYKTTANGKEIFIHQLAPMNFVAEVVNFENIVYPASAIFTISGEVLKINYEKFAAEFLIKPEICMKFLKSMSEKIRITTNLLHQELILSSEEKVARFILDHEDLFNELKHTKISSILNMTPETFSRILNKFKTNGLVKLDEKNQILEKDVGGLQEIYSY
- a CDS encoding cytochrome c3 family protein, producing MAEVKKRFFVWSSVIIGIVIGLIASMGIADALHATGSGYICTICHTMDPMNAAYHEDVHGGNNKLGIKAECSACHLNHTSAYTYVLTKLKVSINDGYKTFFTDTNKIDWRKKREHASHFVYDSGCLTCHSNLKNVIQAGKSFLPHRDYFVLGNPNKKSCVDCHEHVGHKNLGLQIDKFEAIKKQENNKTK
- a CDS encoding multiheme c-type cytochrome; this encodes MFKKSLMLLACLMSFGFAANMDANKSDALNLNVVKNIKVAHKMSDLSKSCVECHAKETPGIVADWKNSRHAHVGVSCMDCHSVNADNPMASVKVHPKDSNNHVSMLVSPKTCAKCHENEVEEFVKSGHARGAMQMYANPAMVKLMYHYEGMDHPEYKMAPDATGCTQCHGTVIKLDADHKPTKETWPNYGIGNVYPDGGVGGCKSCHSAHTFSIAEARKPAACASCHLGPDHPDIEIFNNSMHGHIYNSEAHKWNFDAAPDTWDVPDFRAPTCAACHMSGVGETTTTHNVSRRLKWNLWGVSSKLRTAGDEQAAVVYEKTGKLTIGTPLAGHPNGPEAARAEMKLVCKACHTSTHTDNFFIMGDKQVELYNVYNAEATKMLEELKAKNLLLADAWEDEFQDVYYHMWHHEGRRMRQGALMGGPDYSHWHGVFEVKNDIRKLREIYKQRIETGKVK
- a CDS encoding metallophosphoesterase → MGLFRIIIGAFIFSVLANLYSYKRFIKKVSFFTPHLKKIRIFFYIISVLEFVFVIQLRFSFLNIELYLIAGTLIGFSLFLFGVSLFYDVVRSICSKAYFNPTRRKFIKFCFDVTFVIFVIACFLKGIFNALTPPKIRQIDIKIKNLQSNLKIAMITDVHIGEFLQKDFMKKLVNDINLANPDIVVIVGDLVDVNAAFIEDFLEPLKSLKSTYGTFYVPGNHEYYHGIDGILEKISSLDIEILGNKNKKIASINLAGVYDLAGIRFKHLEPNLDEALIGRDPSLPTILLSHQPKFIKSMQQDVDLVLCGHTHAGQIFPFGLLVLLDQGFLHGLYKINDKIQAYVSSGAGFWGPPVRIFAPSEIAILNLSKE
- a CDS encoding phosphatidylserine decarboxylase; translated protein: MNKDNLFSQIFGKVAKINFFKPLQEAINSFYIKLFKIDMSEFKPANEYKNLNELFTRRLIKPRDFDAADEMFVSPVDGTCLSFGSTKELKAFSIKGMEYSVSELLGQSELESEYDFANIYLSPKDYHHYHAPCDIAIKKAIYIPGKLYSVAAKWLAKVDSLYTKNERVALSCETKNGKKLWLVFVGALNVGKMKFCFDERIQTNAMANFTQIYEYENLHIKKGERLGNFELGSTIVVLSEKDAIEYNLFENKELKFAETIGIIK
- the ychF gene encoding redox-regulated ATPase YchF — translated: MGLSVGIVGLPNVGKSTTFNALTKAQNAESANYPFCTIEPNKAIVPVPDKRLNELAKIVSPNKIQYSTIEFVDIAGLVKGASSGEGLGNKFLSNIRETELILHIVRCFEDENITHVEGSVDPVRDIEIIQTELILADIEQLNKKIEKLTREAKANAKGAKEALEIANLLLAHLNEGKSASSFEQRDSEAFLALNKELRLLSAKEVVYGANVDEEGLSEDNKFVKALKEYAKASDHEVIKLCAKVEEELIGLSDEEAHEFLASLGTSESGLEKIIKTSFAKLNLISYFTAGVVEVRAWTITNGWKAPKAASVIHNDFERGFIRAEVISYEDYIAHGGENGAKEAGKMRLEGKEYIVQDGDVMHFRFNV
- a CDS encoding leucyl aminopeptidase is translated as MQFQIVDKKLKDIKADIELIFVVDKDLKHKFIGDKEAIKFNNYKGDSVLILSEAKRAYVPLSKLDLDELRVAAAKAYNALKSLNIKSIKLASYVAECQKLSFEALAEGFLLGSYEFNKYKEKKEKYTLKEIIFSTEEFAGKKVDLKVANEGFKEAEIIANATNFAKDIVNEIPEIYTPQKMAEDAQNLAKNIASIKCEVYDEKFLAKENMNAFLAVNRASVHKPRLIHLTYKPKKSKKRIIFVGKGLTYDSGGLSLKPADYMLTMKSDKSGAAAALGIIKGAAELNLPFEIHAILGATENMIGGNAYKPDDVLISRSGVSIEVRNTDAEGRLVLADCLSYAQDFKPEILIDMATLTGACVVGLGEYTTGIMGNSESLKSEFKNKIKDSGELATMLDFNPYLSELIKSQIADVSNCASSRYGGAITAGMFLAKFIKDEYKDKWLHLDIAGPAYREKAWGYNQAGASGAGVRMNLYFLQALSKEN
- a CDS encoding DedA family protein, whose amino-acid sequence is MEEFFIELLKEYGYIILFVWCIMEGEMALIMAGILAHTTHMHIALAIFVAGLGGFVGDQIYFYLGRYNKKYIAKRLHTQRRKFAVAHIMLKKYGWPIIFLQRYMYGFRVIIPLCIGLTGYDAKKYAFINLISAWCWAAITTIPAWILGEHILVLLQKAKEHWYVAIPVVAIFMGLLIYTFKRIENKILNERRDRRHAVSNS